The Sphingobacteriales bacterium genomic sequence CCCCTATAGAACAAATAACCATTAGTGCTATAGACGGGCGTATTTTATACCAAACTAGCCCCAACAATAGTATGGTAGTAAAAAACAGTTTAAATGCGGGCATGTATGTATATATTGCTAATTTAGCAGACGGCACCATAGCTAAAGGTAAATTTATTGTTCATTAGTTTTTAAGCTGTAATACATGGCGCGCCAAACACGCCATGTATTTTTTTATTATTATGACAAATTTACTTTATGTTTGCTTGTTATGGCAAACCATAATACCGTTTACTAATCCCTCGTTTGAAGGTCCCCCAAAATTAAGTACTACAGCCCCTGGTTGGTTTTTTTGTAATGAAACCCCCGATATATTTGGTGAATCGCTTTTTCTTGTGCCTCAACATGGGGCAAGTTTCGCAGGGATTCAGTTTAACATACATTGTTACGGCTTTCCAGGGGTAGTATGTTTTGAATCATTTGGCCAGCAATTAGTAACTCCCCTTGTACCTAATGCCCCTCACCAATTTACTATGTTTACCAATGACTGGGCTCATTCAGAAAGTTCTTCAGAATGTGGCATTGAAATTTGGGCAGGGCAAGATAGTTGCCAGCAAGAACAATTACTATGGGTAGGGCGCACCCGTGGCGATGAAACTTCTCCTATACCCCCTTATGAATGGTTTAAAGAAACCGTTGAGTTTGTACCTAATGCTGCTTATACTTATATACGTTTTCAAACACGCGAAGTAGATATAGATACATCTGCTGTCTTGTTTATTGACAATCTATCGCCGATATATATAAACAACCTTTATGTAAGTACCATATTTGCCGAGCAAACTGCCTTATGCCCCAATACTTGTACGGTTTTATGGATTGAGCCATATAGCAGTATCAATACCAAGGAGGTTACTATATCGTGGAGTAGTATTCCGGAGGGTTACAACAACGAGCAAAATAAAAAGTGGGTGAGTGTATGTCCCACCGAACCCACCTATTATATAGCGCATATTTACTATAACGATAATCCTGAAATAGATACCTACGATACCATTTTAATAACCCTGCTCGATACTGCCTTATACGATTGCAACACCCTGATAGATACCACCACCAACCCCATAGACACCTTTAATTACCAACCCATAAAAGGCGCTACGCGCTACAAGCCGCCGGGTGAGCGGGCTTTGTTTCCAAACATGGTTGCGCTGGGTGGTTCGGTTAATATACACGCGCCCCAAGCGGGGCAGTTGGCTTTGTACAATACACTGGGGCAGTTGGTTTGGTCGGTTGCCGCTATCCCATCCGGATATAATGCTTACAATTTACCCAATAATTTAGCCCAAGGCATGTATTACTACCATTTCACGCCAAACAATCCAGAAGAAGAAGAAAAAAACCCTGTCATCATGGGTAAAATTTTGGTGGTAAGTGGTTGGTAAAATCCTAACCAAAGCCTGCTAATCCTTTAATCACAAAAATCAAAATTCAAGACATTATTTTGTAACTACCCAGGTCTATTTTTTGAATTTTGTTTAGTTTTTAAGTCAAAAATTGTATTTTATTTCAACTTTTGTGTCAATTTTTGAATAAATCTCATGGAAGGTCAAAATCAAATACGGAATTACAATAATATTGCACTATTATAGATGTTTAATGGCTTGATTGCCAACCTGTTTGAGTACCTGAGTAGTTGCATTATTTTTACCCACACCCCTTGCAACTAAATAAAAAATGCGTTAAATTTGCCGCTAACTAATATAATTTTCATTTTTAAATTTTTAGAATTATGCCTAACAAAAACAAACCGCTGTTTCAATACAGCACACGCCTTGTTGGCAAATTAACCAACACATTATTCACTTTTACATATATGGGGGGGGGGGTATAAGTACCTTTTATATATGTTGTTATTTATTGCGCTTAGTAACTACCCGCAAAAGGTGTTGGGGCAAAATTTTGTTCCAACTGCTTTACAAGCTGGCAATACTACTATGCAAAACCTATGCGATAGACGAGACCCTGCCGGTTGGCTGTTTTTTAAACAATCGGTTGACTTATACAATAACGATTTATTTACAACCTACAAAACAGCTATGGGCTTGGGTAATGATGATGTAATGCAAAACTACAAAACATGGACAGACGAGTTAGGCTACGAATACAAACGTTATCGCCAGCATTACAGAAATGTCCCTGTTGAAAACGGCATTTATACCGAACAACTATTCAACTGTCGCGTTGAACTGGCACATGGACAACTAATTGAGGGTCTAAACTTAATCACCCAGCCCGAGTACGACGAAATTGATGCCCTAAATGCCGCTTTAGATTCTATTGGTGCCACCGCCTACGCATGGCAAGATACGGCAAGTGAAAATTGGTTAAAACAGATAACCGGCGACTCTACCGCCACTTACTACCCCACCGGCAAACTTAAAATAATACATTTACAGGGCGACCCACTGTTGGCTGCAAATTATATATTGGCTTGGCAGTTTAGTATATGCGCCATAACTCCATTTAGCGACCAAACTGTGTATATTAATGCCCACACAAACGCAGTTTGCAAAATAACCGAAAATAGCTGCCAAAACGGAACAGCCACCCTGCCCCACTATGGCGAACAAGATATAGATACCAAATGGTGCGGTGGCTTTATTAATAATTTTAGGTTAGAGGCAAACGACAACGGGCGCGACATACGAACCAGATATGGAACGTATGACGTTTTCGATTTTGATTTTGGTGAACTTGACCATATAGATAATCCGGATGGCAACTGGGGCATAACCAATAATTTGGGCACCCGCCCCCATTGGTGTGCGCAACAAGCCTGGGATTTTTTTAAAGCCCCTCCCTATAACCACGAAAGTTTGGATGGAAACGGCGAGGAAATAATATTGGTACTTGCTAATTCTAATTTTGACAAGGGTGCAGTATATAGACCGGTTATTGATGAGAATCATAGTTATATTGAATTTGGCTCATCAAACGGAATATATTCGGCTTCGTTAGATGTAGCAGGACACGAATACACCCACGGCGTTATTTCTCACACCTCTGAACTACCCCATGAAGGCGAAAGCGGTGCCCTTGGCGAATCGTTTGGCGATATTTTTGGAGAAATGGTTGAACACTATGCTTCGCCCTTATTCATTGACCCGCAAGAACCCAGCCCATTTCCGGATTGGGTGAGTGGCACACATGCCGAACCTCTTCGTTTTTTGAGCGACCCCTATAATTCGCCACAAAACACGGCTACGGTCATTCAGCCGCTAACCTACCAAGAACCCAACCATTGGATAGACCCAACAAGTAGTTTTGACCATGGCGGGGTGCATGTTAATTGCAGTGTTCAAAGCTATTGGTTTTATTTATTGGCAATGGGCGGCACTCACCCAACAACAAATATTACCGTTCAAGGTATTGGTTTAAATAAAGCAGCACTTATTGCTTTTAATAATATGACGGACGAGTTAGACAGCGAGAGCGATTATTCCGATGCCCGCACGGGGGCAATAAATGCCGCCGAAAAATTATATGGTGCTTGTAGCAACGAGGCCAAACAAACC encodes the following:
- a CDS encoding M4 family metallopeptidase translates to MLLFIALSNYPQKVLGQNFVPTALQAGNTTMQNLCDRRDPAGWLFFKQSVDLYNNDLFTTYKTAMGLGNDDVMQNYKTWTDELGYEYKRYRQHYRNVPVENGIYTEQLFNCRVELAHGQLIEGLNLITQPEYDEIDALNAALDSIGATAYAWQDTASENWLKQITGDSTATYYPTGKLKIIHLQGDPLLAANYILAWQFSICAITPFSDQTVYINAHTNAVCKITENSCQNGTATLPHYGEQDIDTKWCGGFINNFRLEANDNGRDIRTRYGTYDVFDFDFGELDHIDNPDGNWGITNNLGTRPHWCAQQAWDFFKAPPYNHESLDGNGEEIILVLANSNFDKGAVYRPVIDENHSYIEFGSSNGIYSASLDVAGHEYTHGVISHTSELPHEGESGALGESFGDIFGEMVEHYASPLFIDPQEPSPFPDWVSGTHAEPLRFLSDPYNSPQNTATVIQPLTYQEPNHWIDPTSSFDHGGVHVNCSVQSYWFYLLAMGGTHPTTNITVQGIGLNKAALIAFNNMTDELDSESDYSDARTGAINAAEKLYGACSNEAKQTAMAWHAVGIGAPYICFGAVKGQFNICNNQLNYPYVYEAFDLEGSQFTWSFIPATWTYSLSSTNGFTNNILTVTSFGSLPLGYSSQTIVVYSSASNITTSYIFEFDDCGGIVFGGNNNNSWSVGLENCLQNSNKTAMPPTIEALYNWQLVNTLVNDCLIVEVLDNTPLQSLTIYNSLGQKVATPNITTGINHITTNTLPAGAYYVQSGNHIVKFVKP